The Brasilonema sennae CENA114 genome includes a region encoding these proteins:
- a CDS encoding filamentous hemagglutinin N-terminal domain-containing protein → MKHNWRSPSWVDSFGALRSILKAYWLFFITSPLCAIGGLTSINTVTAQQVTSDGTASTTVIVTPDGKNFNINDGTTRGTNLFHSFKEFSVPNGGSATFNNAANIQNIISRVTGGSVSNIDGLIRTLNPANLFLLNPAGIIFGPNASLNIGGSFLGTTANSFLFDNGLEFSATNPQAPPLLTINVPIGLGFRDNPQNITTKSTTTEYPILQVNPGNSLALVGGNVNLDGSFLRALGGRVELGGLSAAGTVGLNGDGSLSFPVGVQRADVSLTNEAFLDVRAGGGGSIAVNARNLDISGGSGLYAGIRQGFGLVGSQAGNVDIDATGSVKLSGSSIYNFVPFGGTGNSGNINIKAESVSLSDGFVQASNAGQGNAGNIRVEAKDTVSLANRSLILSNIGNSQRQPAKGKVGNIQIEGRTVSLTERSQLQAGLYSNAEGDPGIVSIKATDSVSFTGTNTGITGIFTDVEPGSIGDGSKIQISTGSTGSVSLTDGALLTASNGGRGNGGDITIDTGSFSNKNGSVVSTSTYGQDNGKAGNLFIKANDLVEVLGTGQPGETSFLDASVQTGGIGKGGDLTIETKKLVVRNAQVGAVNSGKGEGGNLTVRASDSVELSGKVFSINSNNPNEPIRNPAGLFSQINLQGEGKGGNLTIETNRLSVSDGAKVQVATFGKGDAGNLLIRASDIDVYETANANFFPGGIFAGVQVDEDQTRTPPKGFGGSVTIETDRLRVRDGARVSTSTEGDGNAGTLVIRAKESVEVSGKLLNPNGRFYNDTSESQISAAATSTSTGSGGSVSIETPKLIVRDGGTVTVRSDNTKPAGNLEINANSINLDNQGSITATTKSGNGGDITLGVGDLLLLRRNSNISTSAGTIGAGGNGGNITINSPLIVAFPSENSDITANAFSGSGGNITIITQGVFGIQPRSQSTPESDITAFSQQNPSLNGTINIITPDIDPTRGLFELSETVIDPAQRVAQNPCVKGFGSSFTITGRGGLPTDPNKILSSNNVRVDLIKPVTSTVSSTTATQKQPSQKPPVKQIIPARGWIYNEKGQVVLVGYDPTKTGPQREQPAPTSNCAAVR, encoded by the coding sequence ATGAAACATAATTGGCGTTCGCCCTCTTGGGTTGACTCCTTTGGAGCATTGCGTAGCATCCTTAAAGCGTATTGGCTCTTTTTTATCACTTCACCCCTATGCGCCATTGGGGGTTTGACTTCTATAAACACCGTCACAGCCCAACAAGTGACTTCTGATGGAACTGCATCCACCACAGTTATCGTCACTCCTGATGGCAAAAATTTCAACATCAATGACGGAACAACAAGAGGAACAAACCTTTTTCACAGCTTCAAAGAATTTTCTGTTCCTAATGGTGGTTCGGCAACCTTCAACAATGCAGCAAATATACAAAACATTATCAGTCGGGTGACAGGTGGTTCTGTTTCTAATATTGACGGTTTGATAAGGACACTTAACCCAGCTAACTTATTTTTACTCAATCCAGCAGGGATTATTTTTGGACCAAATGCCAGTTTGAATATTGGTGGTTCATTTTTGGGGACTACGGCGAATAGTTTCCTATTCGACAATGGGCTTGAGTTTAGTGCAACCAATCCGCAAGCACCGCCACTGTTAACTATAAATGTTCCGATTGGCTTGGGATTTCGGGATAATCCCCAAAATATCACCACAAAATCCACGACAACTGAATATCCTATTCTTCAGGTAAACCCTGGAAATTCTTTAGCATTGGTAGGTGGTAATGTCAACTTAGATGGTTCTTTTCTGCGTGCACTCGGAGGACGAGTTGAGTTAGGAGGCTTATCTGCAGCCGGGACGGTGGGACTCAATGGTGATGGAAGCTTGAGTTTTCCTGTGGGAGTGCAAAGAGCGGATGTATCGCTTACTAATGAAGCTTTTCTGGATGTACGTGCTGGTGGAGGGGGTAGTATAGCAGTCAACGCCCGAAATTTAGATATTTCCGGAGGAAGTGGCTTGTATGCGGGAATAAGACAAGGTTTCGGGTTAGTTGGTAGTCAGGCGGGAAATGTTGACATCGATGCTACAGGGTCAGTGAAACTCTCTGGAAGTAGCATTTACAACTTTGTGCCATTTGGAGGAACGGGCAATAGCGGCAACATCAATATTAAAGCAGAGTCGGTTTCTTTAAGTGATGGCTTTGTGCAAGCTAGCAATGCTGGGCAGGGTAATGCTGGCAATATCAGGGTAGAAGCAAAAGATACTGTCTCCCTTGCGAACAGAAGCTTGATCTTAAGCAATATCGGAAATAGTCAGAGACAACCAGCCAAAGGCAAAGTTGGCAATATTCAAATCGAAGGCAGGACAGTTTCCTTAACCGAGAGATCTCAACTGCAAGCTGGCTTATATTCCAATGCTGAGGGAGATCCTGGTATTGTATCTATAAAAGCTACGGACTCTGTTTCATTTACAGGTACAAATACTGGCATCACTGGTATTTTTACGGATGTAGAGCCTGGGTCAATAGGCGATGGCAGCAAGATTCAAATTTCAACGGGATCCACGGGGTCAGTTTCTTTAACTGATGGCGCTCTACTGACTGCCAGCAATGGCGGACGAGGAAACGGTGGAGACATAACTATCGATACAGGAAGCTTTAGCAACAAAAATGGATCTGTAGTGTCAACGAGTACGTATGGTCAAGACAATGGAAAAGCTGGCAACTTATTCATTAAAGCCAATGATTTAGTAGAAGTTTTAGGCACAGGACAACCTGGAGAAACCAGTTTTCTGGATGCTAGTGTACAAACAGGAGGCATAGGAAAGGGTGGAGACTTAACCATCGAGACGAAAAAGTTGGTTGTTAGAAACGCCCAAGTAGGTGCTGTGAATTCTGGCAAAGGAGAAGGTGGCAATCTTACTGTTCGTGCTTCCGACTCAGTAGAACTGAGCGGAAAAGTCTTTTCAATCAACTCAAATAATCCTAATGAGCCAATTAGGAATCCTGCTGGCTTGTTTTCTCAGATCAACTTACAAGGTGAGGGTAAAGGCGGTAATCTGACTATTGAAACCAACCGTTTAAGTGTCAGTGATGGCGCTAAAGTGCAAGTTGCTACCTTTGGTAAAGGTGATGCTGGCAATTTATTGATTCGCGCCTCAGATATCGATGTCTATGAAACAGCTAATGCGAACTTCTTCCCCGGAGGTATATTTGCAGGTGTTCAAGTAGACGAAGATCAAACGAGAACTCCACCCAAAGGCTTTGGAGGAAGTGTGACGATTGAAACTGACCGCTTGCGAGTCAGAGATGGAGCGAGAGTATCAACAAGTACTGAAGGTGACGGCAATGCAGGTACATTGGTAATTCGTGCCAAGGAATCTGTAGAAGTCTCTGGTAAATTACTTAATCCAAACGGTAGGTTTTATAACGACACATCCGAGAGTCAAATTAGTGCCGCAGCGACCTCAACAAGCACAGGTAGTGGCGGAAGCGTGAGCATTGAAACTCCAAAGTTGATTGTCAGGGATGGTGGTACGGTAACCGTGAGGAGTGACAACACAAAGCCCGCAGGTAACTTAGAAATCAACGCAAACTCTATCAACTTAGACAATCAAGGAAGTATCACAGCTACAACCAAATCAGGTAACGGTGGCGACATCACTTTAGGAGTCGGAGACTTATTACTCTTACGCCGCAACAGTAATATCTCCACCAGTGCAGGTACTATTGGTGCTGGTGGAAATGGCGGCAACATCACAATTAACTCTCCATTAATCGTCGCCTTCCCTAGTGAAAATAGTGATATCACTGCCAATGCTTTCAGCGGTAGCGGTGGAAACATCACAATCATAACTCAAGGTGTGTTTGGAATCCAGCCTCGCTCCCAATCAACGCCTGAAAGTGACATAACCGCATTTTCGCAACAAAACCCATCCTTAAATGGAACTATCAACATTATCACCCCAGATATTGACCCCACTCGTGGGTTGTTTGAATTATCAGAAACTGTCATCGACCCCGCACAGCGGGTTGCTCAAAATCCCTGTGTAAAAGGTTTTGGTAGCAGTTTCACTATCACCGGACGTGGCGGACTTCCAACTGATCCAAATAAAATCCTCAGTAGTAATAATGTGCGGGTTGATTTAATTAAGCCTGTGACAAGTACCGTGAGTTCAACAACTGCAACACAAAAGCAACCATCTCAAAAGCCACCTGTCAAACAGATAATACCAGCCCGAGGTTGGATATATAACGAAAAAGGTCAGGTAGTGCTGGTAGGTTATGATCCCACCAAAACTGGTCCACAACGTGAGCAACCAGCACCTACTAGTAACTGTGCTGCAGTGAGATAG
- a CDS encoding Uma2 family endonuclease, translating to MTQPLRKLVTFEEFAKWKPEDGRYELHDGVIVKMPQPLGEHEEIILFLVEKLTLEYSRLNLAYGIPKTVLVKPPENESAYSPDVLILNRSNLVNEPLWKKESTVIQAASIPLVVEVVSTNWRDDYYKKLADYEQIGIPEYWIIDYLALGARKFIGNPKQPTISIYNLVEGEYQVNQFRGDERIQSLTFSELNLTAQQIFEATTSPYA from the coding sequence ATGACTCAACCCTTACGCAAACTAGTAACATTTGAAGAATTTGCAAAGTGGAAACCAGAGGATGGGCGTTATGAACTGCATGATGGAGTTATTGTTAAAATGCCGCAACCACTAGGAGAACATGAGGAAATTATCCTATTCTTAGTTGAGAAACTCACTTTGGAATATAGTCGCCTCAATCTAGCCTATGGCATCCCCAAAACCGTGCTAGTCAAACCACCTGAAAATGAATCAGCTTATTCACCAGATGTGCTGATACTAAACCGTTCTAATTTGGTAAATGAACCTCTGTGGAAAAAGGAATCAACCGTTATTCAAGCCGCATCAATTCCTTTAGTTGTCGAAGTTGTTAGTACAAACTGGCGTGATGATTACTATAAAAAATTGGCTGATTATGAACAAATTGGCATTCCTGAATACTGGATTATAGACTATCTTGCTCTCGGCGCGAGGAAGTTTATCGGTAATCCCAAACAACCAACCATCTCTATTTACAACCTAGTTGAAGGTGAGTACCAGGTTAATCAGTTTCGGGGTGATGAGCGCATTCAGTCTCTAACATTTTCAGAGTTAAACTTAACTGCACAACAAATTTTTGAAGCTACCACCAGTCCTTATGCTTGA
- the larE gene encoding ATP-dependent sacrificial sulfur transferase LarE translates to MMLTEKLEKLKALFVEMEQALIAYSGGVDSTLVAKVAYDVLGDRALAVTAMSPSLLSEELEDASLQAATIGIRHQIIQTHEMENPNYTSNPVNRCYFCKSELHDTLKPLAIELGYPYVVDGVNADDLHDYRPGIQAAKERGARSPLAEIGITKAQVRQISQELGLPWWEKPAQPCLSSRFPYGEEITVAKLQRVGRAEIYLRKLGYQNLRVRSEGDTARIELPPQQIKEFVLKTDLQSIVSAFQEFGFLYVTLDLEGYRSGKLNQVLNREVASVK, encoded by the coding sequence ATGATGCTAACAGAAAAACTTGAAAAATTAAAAGCATTGTTTGTAGAAATGGAGCAGGCTTTGATAGCTTACTCTGGCGGAGTGGATAGCACTTTGGTTGCCAAGGTGGCTTATGATGTTTTAGGCGATCGCGCTTTGGCTGTCACAGCTATGTCTCCCTCACTGTTAAGCGAAGAGTTGGAAGACGCCTCCTTGCAAGCAGCGACGATTGGGATTCGTCATCAAATTATTCAAACACATGAGATGGAAAATCCCAATTACACTTCCAACCCTGTGAACCGCTGTTACTTTTGCAAAAGTGAACTGCACGACACCCTCAAACCCTTAGCGATTGAATTGGGTTATCCGTATGTGGTGGATGGAGTCAACGCTGATGACTTACATGATTATCGCCCAGGAATTCAGGCTGCAAAAGAAAGAGGTGCGCGATCGCCCTTAGCAGAAATCGGTATCACCAAAGCGCAAGTCCGCCAAATTTCCCAAGAACTCGGTTTACCTTGGTGGGAGAAACCTGCGCAACCATGTCTGAGTTCACGCTTTCCCTACGGCGAAGAGATTACCGTTGCTAAGTTACAACGAGTCGGTAGGGCAGAAATTTATTTACGCAAGTTGGGTTACCAGAATTTGCGGGTACGTTCTGAGGGAGATACAGCACGAATTGAATTACCGCCACAACAAATCAAAGAGTTTGTTTTAAAAACTGATTTGCAATCAATTGTTTCTGCATTTCAAGAGTTTGGTTTTCTTTACGTGACATTAGATTTGGAAGGTTATCGTAGCGGGAAGTTAAATCAAGTTTTGAATCGAGAAGTTGCGAGTGTGAAATGA
- a CDS encoding branched-chain amino acid ABC transporter permease, whose amino-acid sequence MNAQFAQLIVNGIALGSIIALASVGLTLTYGILRLSNFAHGDFLTLGAYLTLLVNSFGVNIWLSMVIAAIGTVAAMLLSEKLLWSHMRSIRATSTTLIIISIGLALFLRNGIILIWGGSNKTYDLPVVPAMDILGVRVPQNQLLVLFLAVAAIVALHYILQNTKIGKGMRAVADDLDLARVSGINVDKIILWTWVIAGTLTSLGGSMYGLIGAVRPNMGWYLILPLFASVILGGIGNPYGAIAGAFIIGIAQETSTVLLGAQYKQGVALLLMILVLLVRPKGLFKGTI is encoded by the coding sequence ATGAATGCACAATTCGCTCAATTAATTGTTAACGGTATTGCTTTGGGTAGCATTATTGCTTTAGCATCTGTCGGACTTACTCTCACCTACGGAATTTTACGGTTATCTAACTTTGCTCACGGTGACTTTTTAACGTTGGGAGCTTATTTGACGCTGCTTGTTAATAGCTTTGGTGTTAATATTTGGCTGTCTATGGTAATAGCTGCAATTGGCACAGTAGCAGCAATGCTGTTGTCGGAAAAGTTGCTATGGTCTCATATGCGTTCTATCCGTGCTACTTCCACCACTCTTATTATTATCTCTATCGGGCTTGCCTTATTTCTTCGTAATGGCATTATCCTTATCTGGGGCGGTAGTAACAAAACTTACGATTTGCCCGTGGTTCCGGCTATGGATATTCTGGGTGTGAGAGTACCCCAAAATCAATTGTTGGTTTTGTTCCTAGCTGTTGCAGCAATTGTTGCATTACACTACATTTTACAAAACACCAAAATCGGCAAGGGAATGCGAGCAGTTGCCGACGATTTAGATTTAGCTCGGGTTTCTGGTATTAATGTAGACAAAATTATTTTATGGACTTGGGTGATTGCTGGTACTCTGACATCCTTGGGTGGAAGTATGTACGGCTTAATTGGAGCCGTGCGACCAAATATGGGATGGTATTTGATTTTACCTTTATTTGCCTCAGTGATTTTAGGAGGAATTGGCAACCCTTACGGTGCGATCGCAGGAGCTTTTATCATTGGTATTGCCCAAGAAACGAGTACTGTATTGCTGGGTGCTCAGTATAAACAAGGCGTAGCACTGTTGCTCATGATTTTAGTGTTGCTTGTTCGTCCCAAAGGTTTGTTCAAAGGTACGATTTGA
- a CDS encoding AAA family ATPase: MTGTNSDKQLSRIVLKGFKSIAECDLELSRLNVLIGANGAGKSNFIGFFRMIQQLVDQNLQVFVSRQGSPDALLHFGRKTTEQLEFQLYFGNNGYFATLEPTQDNRLMFARESFWWNMSGEREIGKGHFETKAFVDTGTGINEYVLSAMQQWRVYHFHDTSDSAYIKQPHGINDNAYLRPDARNLASFLYLLRDGYPASYQKIVKTIRLVAPFFRDFYLRPSPQNKEVIELEWFEQGQDVPFKAHLLSDGTLRFMCLAIVFLQPEELQPETILVDEPELGLHPYATTVLASLIRTTTKQVIVSTQSVELLNEFDASDVIVVDRDQQGKSLLRRLNKHDLQEWLEDYSLGELWKKNVLGGRPSPSPYATARYAIGHPSPL; the protein is encoded by the coding sequence ATGACGGGGACGAACAGTGACAAACAACTGTCGAGAATAGTTTTAAAAGGTTTCAAGTCTATTGCTGAGTGTGACCTTGAACTCTCCAGGCTTAACGTTTTGATTGGAGCTAATGGGGCGGGAAAATCCAATTTTATTGGCTTTTTCCGTATGATACAGCAGTTGGTTGACCAAAACCTGCAAGTTTTTGTCAGCCGCCAGGGCAGTCCCGATGCGCTATTACACTTTGGGCGAAAAACAACGGAACAATTGGAGTTTCAGTTATACTTCGGCAATAACGGGTACTTCGCTACGCTAGAACCAACCCAGGACAATCGCCTGATGTTCGCCAGGGAATCCTTCTGGTGGAACATGAGTGGTGAACGTGAAATAGGTAAAGGGCATTTCGAGACAAAGGCTTTTGTCGATACCGGGACAGGAATTAACGAATATGTTTTATCTGCCATGCAGCAGTGGCGAGTGTACCATTTTCATGACACCAGCGACAGTGCTTATATAAAACAGCCGCACGGTATCAATGACAATGCTTACCTGCGTCCTGATGCCCGTAATCTTGCATCCTTTCTGTATCTGTTGCGTGACGGCTACCCAGCATCTTATCAGAAAATCGTTAAAACTATCCGACTTGTTGCCCCTTTCTTTCGAGACTTTTACCTGCGTCCTTCCCCACAAAATAAGGAGGTTATTGAACTGGAATGGTTTGAGCAGGGGCAGGATGTTCCATTTAAGGCACATTTGCTTTCGGATGGCACATTGCGTTTCATGTGTCTGGCAATCGTTTTCCTGCAACCGGAAGAGCTTCAACCTGAAACAATTCTAGTTGATGAGCCAGAACTGGGTCTCCACCCGTATGCTACCACTGTCCTGGCATCATTGATACGTACCACTACCAAACAGGTGATTGTTTCAACCCAATCCGTAGAACTGCTGAATGAATTTGATGCAAGTGATGTGATTGTTGTAGACCGCGATCAACAAGGGAAATCATTGCTTCGCAGGCTGAATAAGCACGATTTGCAGGAGTGGCTTGAGGACTATAGCCTGGGCGAGCTTTGGAAGAAGAACGTCCTGGGCGGGAGACCTTCACCGAGTCCCTATGCAACGGCACGCTACGCTATCGGGCACCCCTCTCCTTTATAA
- a CDS encoding filamentous hemagglutinin N-terminal domain-containing protein yields the protein MHHPLFFLTLPLATVFSLTYLSVAKAQITPDNSLGAQPSVVTPNVQINGTPSDRIDGGAIRGDNLFHSFQEFNVNANRGAYFSNPAGIANILTRVTGGNISNIQGVLGVLGKANLFLINPNGILFGPNARLDVGGSFLGSTANSLIFKNGFEFSATNPQAPPLLTITAPVGLSYRENFKNITTQSTTTQYPILEVPEGQTLALVGGNVILDRPDLLAPGGRVELGGLSAPGTVGLNSDGSLSFPVGVQRGDVSLTNEARVDVSSGGGGSIAVNARNLDISGGSILRAGIGSGLGTVGSQAGDITLDATGNIKIVGSYVFNNVRSQGVGNGGNINITTGSLSLTDGAQLNASTLGLGNTGNVSVRALGAVELANTAYIFSTVEAGGVGKGGNIDIRAATLSLKDGAQLATIVGQASDTQPAGRGNAGNVTVDVTGPVTIAGVKDGFRSGIFSNVRTGATGNGGNIAISSGSFSLSDGTQLSTITYGQGNAGNVSVRASDAVLLVNADIFSTVEAGAVGKGGNINIQGASLSLKDGARLDASTRGLGDAGNVTIFSSRSVSFEGVGSNGSPSGVFSTVQPTATGDSGSIRLQTGTLSVTNGAAIIASTLGKGNAGNVNITASDTISFDGIGSDGSPSGISSSVGSGVVGGGGGIKIERQEVNGVQKGVIEPQVRFSITIEPFRNASFPDAVGNSGNIDITTRSLSVTNGARLTTSTFGRGDAGNIAIRASDKISFDGVSSRDGSPSGAFSAVDSSFFGRGGDLNITTGLLSVTNGAQLVTSTLKKGNAGNITLNARDAVFDGVNSKGSPSGVFAAVDTNAEGKGGDITIKAESVSLTKGAQLAANSRGRGDAGKITITASDTALFQGIGSNGVPSRASSAVETGAVGNGGNLTVVAGRFNVLNGAEGTVSNLGSGNAGNLTVRANSINLDDQGKLTANSANGIGGDIILQARDLLLLRRNSLISAISGTSGSAGQDGNININTQLLVAFPQENSDITATGFGRTAGSNVQVNISKPGGIFGIEYQPQFTPNSDIVATGTVTVTSIDLDPTQGLFELTETVVDPAQQVALNPCIKGFGSTFTITGRGGLPTDPNKILSSDNVRVDLIQPVPTKVSSTSTRQKQPSQKPPVKQIIPAQGWIYNEKGQVVLVGYDPTKTGPQREQPAPNSSCAAVK from the coding sequence GTGCATCACCCATTATTTTTCCTTACCTTACCCCTTGCAACCGTATTCAGCTTGACCTATCTTAGCGTAGCAAAAGCACAAATCACTCCTGATAACAGTCTCGGTGCCCAACCTTCAGTAGTTACTCCCAACGTCCAAATTAACGGCACCCCTAGCGACAGGATTGATGGAGGCGCAATTCGTGGGGACAACCTGTTTCACAGTTTTCAGGAATTTAATGTAAATGCTAATAGAGGAGCTTATTTTTCCAATCCAGCAGGAATTGCAAACATACTCACCAGAGTGACTGGGGGGAATATCTCGAACATTCAGGGTGTTTTGGGTGTGTTGGGCAAAGCGAACCTATTTTTGATTAACCCGAATGGAATTCTGTTTGGACCAAATGCCCGATTGGATGTGGGTGGTTCTTTTTTGGGAAGTACGGCAAATAGTTTGATATTTAAGAATGGATTTGAGTTTAGTGCGACGAATCCGCAAGCACCACCATTGTTAACTATAACTGCTCCGGTTGGGTTGAGCTATCGGGAGAATTTCAAAAATATCACCACTCAATCCACGACAACTCAATATCCTATTCTTGAAGTACCTGAAGGACAAACTTTAGCATTGGTAGGTGGTAACGTCATCTTAGATCGTCCTGATTTGCTTGCACCAGGAGGACGAGTTGAGTTAGGAGGATTATCTGCTCCTGGGACGGTAGGACTCAATAGTGATGGAAGTTTGAGTTTTCCTGTGGGAGTCCAAAGAGGTGATGTATCGCTGACGAATGAGGCGAGGGTTGATGTTAGTTCAGGCGGAGGCGGTAGTATTGCAGTCAATGCTCGCAATTTAGATATTTCGGGAGGAAGTATTCTTAGGGCTGGAATAGGAAGTGGTTTGGGGACAGTTGGCAGTCAGGCGGGAGATATTACGCTGGATGCTACAGGAAATATAAAAATTGTAGGGAGCTATGTATTCAATAATGTGCGATCCCAAGGAGTGGGCAATGGTGGCAACATCAATATTACAACTGGTTCCTTGTCTTTAACCGATGGTGCTCAACTGAATGCCAGCACCTTGGGACTAGGAAATACAGGCAATGTGTCGGTACGAGCGTTAGGTGCTGTTGAGCTTGCAAACACTGCTTATATCTTCAGCACTGTGGAAGCAGGTGGTGTGGGCAAAGGCGGCAATATCGACATCAGGGCAGCAACACTATCTCTTAAAGATGGTGCTCAGCTGGCAACCATAGTTGGTCAAGCATCTGACACTCAACCAGCTGGAAGGGGGAATGCAGGGAATGTCACTGTTGATGTCACAGGTCCTGTGACGATTGCCGGGGTCAAGGACGGATTTCGCAGTGGGATTTTCAGCAATGTGAGAACAGGGGCGACGGGCAATGGGGGAAATATTGCTATTTCCTCTGGTTCCTTCTCTTTAAGTGATGGCACTCAGTTGAGCACCATCACCTATGGACAAGGAAATGCAGGCAATGTGTCAGTGCGAGCGTCCGATGCAGTTTTGCTTGTCAATGCGGACATCTTCAGCACTGTGGAAGCAGGAGCAGTGGGCAAAGGTGGCAATATCAACATCCAAGGGGCTTCACTTTCCCTTAAAGATGGCGCTCGACTTGATGCCAGCACTCGTGGACTGGGGGATGCAGGCAATGTCACTATTTTCTCTTCCCGAAGTGTCTCATTTGAAGGTGTTGGTAGCAATGGTTCACCCAGTGGTGTATTTAGTACAGTACAGCCAACAGCAACGGGTGATAGCGGTAGTATAAGGCTACAGACAGGAACGCTTTCAGTTACTAATGGTGCTGCAATCATTGCCAGTACGTTAGGAAAAGGGAATGCAGGCAATGTCAATATTACAGCCAGCGATACAATCTCTTTTGATGGAATTGGTAGCGATGGTTCTCCTAGTGGCATATCCAGTTCAGTAGGTTCTGGGGTAGTTGGTGGAGGTGGTGGTATCAAGATTGAACGGCAAGAGGTCAATGGTGTGCAAAAAGGCGTAATTGAGCCGCAAGTTCGCTTCAGTATAACCATTGAGCCGTTTCGCAATGCTTCTTTTCCTGATGCCGTTGGTAACAGTGGAAACATAGATATCACAACAAGGTCGCTTTCAGTCACCAATGGTGCAAGACTAACTACTAGCACTTTTGGACGCGGAGATGCGGGTAATATAGCAATTCGAGCCAGCGACAAAATCTCGTTTGATGGAGTTAGTAGCCGTGATGGTTCTCCTAGTGGTGCATTTAGTGCAGTGGATTCTAGCTTTTTCGGGAGAGGAGGGGATTTAAACATTACAACAGGGTTGCTTTCAGTCACCAATGGTGCTCAGTTAGTAACAAGTACTCTGAAAAAAGGCAACGCAGGCAATATTACACTCAATGCCCGCGATGCGGTTTTTGATGGAGTTAATAGTAAAGGCTCTCCCAGTGGCGTGTTTGCTGCAGTAGATACCAATGCAGAAGGAAAAGGCGGCGACATCACCATAAAAGCAGAATCAGTTTCACTCACCAAAGGTGCTCAACTGGCTGCTAACAGTCGTGGGCGAGGGGATGCAGGCAAGATCACAATTACAGCCAGCGACACTGCTTTATTTCAAGGAATCGGTAGCAATGGCGTTCCCAGTCGTGCATCTAGTGCAGTAGAAACTGGGGCTGTCGGAAATGGAGGAAATTTGACAGTTGTTGCTGGACGCTTCAATGTCCTTAATGGGGCAGAGGGAACCGTAAGCAATCTGGGAAGCGGTAATGCAGGCAACCTAACAGTGAGAGCTAATTCTATCAATCTTGATGATCAAGGGAAACTCACTGCTAACTCTGCAAACGGTATTGGAGGTGATATTATACTGCAAGCACGAGATTTACTGCTACTACGCCGTAATAGCCTCATATCCGCCATTAGTGGTACTTCAGGAAGTGCTGGACAGGACGGCAATATTAACATCAACACTCAACTTTTAGTCGCCTTCCCTCAAGAAAATAGTGATATCACTGCTACTGGCTTTGGGCGTACTGCGGGGAGTAATGTTCAAGTTAATATATCAAAACCAGGAGGAATCTTTGGTATTGAGTATCAGCCACAATTCACCCCAAATAGTGATATTGTCGCTACTGGAACAGTCACGGTCACCAGTATCGATCTTGACCCTACCCAAGGGTTATTTGAATTAACAGAAACTGTGGTTGATCCGGCACAGCAGGTTGCTCTAAATCCGTGTATCAAAGGTTTTGGTAGCACTTTCACCATCACCGGACGCGGCGGACTGCCAACTGATCCAAATAAAATCCTCAGTAGTGACAATGTGCGTGTTGATTTAATTCAGCCTGTCCCAACTAAAGTAAGTTCAACAAGTACAAGACAAAAGCAGCCATCTCAAAAGCCACCTGTCAAACAGATAATACCAGCACAGGGTTGGATATATAACGAAAAAGGTCAGGTGGTGCTGGTTGGTTATGATCCTACTAAGACTGGCCCACAGCGTGAGCAGCCAGCGCCTAATAGTAGCTGTGCTGCAGTGAAATAA